Genomic window (Saccharothrix australiensis):
GGTGACGCAGGTGCAGACGGTGGACGCGTTCGGCGTCGACCTGGTGGCCGACTACCAGCGCTACACGGCCGCGTGCGCCGTCCTGGAGACCGCCGACCGGCTCACCGCCGAGGAGGGCGAGCCGGCGCTGCGCCTGTACCTGCTGGTCACCGGGGCGCTGCGGGCGCTCGCCGCCAGGGAGCGGGACGCCTCGCTCATCCTCGACGCGTTCCTGATGCGCGCGATGGCGTTCGCGGGCTGGGCGCCGGCCGTGGACGAGTGCGCCCGCTGCGGCGACCCCGGGCCGCACCGGGCGTTCAACGTGCACGCGGGCGGCCTGGTGTGCCCGAACTGCCGCCCGGCGGGCAGCGCCGCGCCCAACCAGGACACGCTGCGGCTGCTCGGCGCGCTGCTGCACGGCGACTGGGACGTCGTGGACGGCATCCCGAACGCCCAGCGCCGCGAGGCGAGCGGCCTGGTCGCCGCGCACCTCCAGTGGCACCTCGAACGGCAGCTCCGGTCGCTGCCGTTGGTCGAGCGCAAGGCGCCCCTGACCGACGGATAGAGTCGCCTGCCGCACGCAACGCACGCGTCCCGGCCCGCACTCCGGGACCGCCTCCGCCCCAGACCTCCGAGAGGACCGCCATGCTCCGCCGACGGCGGGCCGAACGCGTCCAGCGCGTTCCCCGACCCCCGGAACCGCACCCCTCCGGCGCGACCCCGCCCGCGATCCCGGCCGACCTCGTGCCCAAGCACATCGCGATCGTCATGGACGGCAACGGGCGCTGGGCCAATCAGCGCGGCCTGTCCCGCATCGAGGGGCACAAGCGCGGCGAGGCCGTCGTCGTGGAGGTCGCCAAGGGCGCGATCGAGCTGGGCGTGCGGTGGCTGTCGCTGTACGCGTTCTCCACCGAGAACTGGCGGCGCAGCCCCGAGGAGGTCCGCTTCCTGATGGGCTTCAGCCGCGACGTGATCCACCACCGCACCGACGAGCTGGACGAGCTGGGCGTCCGGGTGCGCTGGGCGGGCCGCCGGCCGAGGCTGTGGCGCAGCGTCATCAAGGAGCTGGAGGTCGCCGAGGAGCGCACGCGCGACAACACCGTGCTGAACCTGGCGATGTG
Coding sequences:
- the recO gene encoding DNA repair protein RecO, which translates into the protein MANLYRDTGVVLRVQKLGEADRIITLLTRKHGKVRAVAKGVRRTSSRFGARLEPFGHVDVQFYPGRSLDVVTQVQTVDAFGVDLVADYQRYTAACAVLETADRLTAEEGEPALRLYLLVTGALRALAARERDASLILDAFLMRAMAFAGWAPAVDECARCGDPGPHRAFNVHAGGLVCPNCRPAGSAAPNQDTLRLLGALLHGDWDVVDGIPNAQRREASGLVAAHLQWHLERQLRSLPLVERKAPLTDG
- a CDS encoding isoprenyl transferase produces the protein MLRRRRAERVQRVPRPPEPHPSGATPPAIPADLVPKHIAIVMDGNGRWANQRGLSRIEGHKRGEAVVVEVAKGAIELGVRWLSLYAFSTENWRRSPEEVRFLMGFSRDVIHHRTDELDELGVRVRWAGRRPRLWRSVIKELEVAEERTRDNTVLNLAMCINYGGRAEVGDAAREIARLAAAGRINPEKVDERTVAKYLYQPEMPDVDLFIRPSGEQRTSNFLLWQSAYAELVFQDILWPDFDRLDLWRACEQFARRDRRFGGAVDKPDDPLFDEPADDPADDPEENR